In the genome of Xenopus tropicalis strain Nigerian chromosome 10, UCB_Xtro_10.0, whole genome shotgun sequence, the window TCCAACTGCAAGCTCAGTAGAGTTTTCTGAAGTCTTTTTGCTTCTCTGCCAATCTCATCATGAGCTTTAGCTCTTCTAGAGTAGGCAGATTATCTACTGGTGTTTATGGAGCACCATCAGGTCTTCAAGGTGGTTATGGAGGGTCAGGGATTTCTAAAAGCACAGTTAGACTGACGTCTTCAGCCTTGGGAAGTAATGACCTGTCTGGATTTGGTGGCAGTGGAGCTTCTGGCTTCAGCACATCCTTGGCTTTCACCAATGGAGATGGCTTGCTGACTGGGAATGAAAAATCCACCATGCAGAATCTGAATGACCGCTTATCCAATTACTTAGAGAAGGTCAGATGTCTGGAAGAAACCAATGCTGACCTTGAGAAGAAGATTCATGGGTGGCATGAGAACCAGGGGTCAGTTACTGTGCATGAACAGAACTACTTGCCATACTTTGCAACAATCGATGAGCTACGTCAGAAGGTATGAGGAAGAATGTAATTCCCTTTGACATGTGTATTCTATAGTAAAACGTAATTACCTTCAGTGGTGGATGCAAGACATTATTCTTGTTTATGTACATTAAGTCAATATCTATTGAGATGACTGGCAACAACCTTTATTGCTGTAGAACATAACTGCACATCCAGAATTCACACTCATAGTCAATGGATGGAAactatatagataatataagtAAAGATACATTTTGCATGTTATATTAATACATAATATTGGCTGGCATCATTGggtagttacatatagttacatagggttgaaaaaagaccagagtccatcaagttcaacccatccaagtaaacccagcacacacaacctatactgacctatctatacactcacatacataactatatatacaactactaatactaactgtagataatagtatcacaatagccttgggtaatCTTAGATATAGTCAAAGAATCTTAAATAACCTTCCCAGGTCTTAAGCACAAGACCTAAAGTATTTTAAAAGCTTTGCAAATTACCCATCTGTTTTACTTCACAAAGGACATTTTTACCAGGTTTATTGATGACTAAATATGAATTATGACCCTTCCTAACCACAATATTGATAGACTTTGCTTAGTAAGAGCAACAAAGAAACAGTAAAATTGTTGTTATCTTTTTAATGTCTCCCATTTGTCTAACAGTTTTATATTGATTTTGGAATCACAGGCTGCTTTTTATTCGCACCAATAAATGGGCAGTTCCCTCATATATGGTCATTGTAGACTCTGGCTGTAAAGCACTCTGGTTGCTTCATCATAGATTATAGTGATTCTTTCATTTCTATGTAAACTTGTGTTTTGTTGGGCAGAAGGATCTTTTGCTTATCAAAAACTGACAATAAAAAGTTTATATTCCAAAATGCACAACCAATTCTTACCCCACAACAGTTTCTCTGGTGATATATTGGTTCATCAAGCAGTTTTATCTTTGCCTTAGCTACCATTGTCCATTGGCCCCTAACCTTACTTCTGACCTCTCATAGCCCTCCTCTTGTGTTGCCCTGAATAAAGGAGCATAAGCCAATGACATAGGGAGTGTGGCCATCTCAACAGGGCAGTAAGAGGAAATCTCCATAGCAGGGAGACCTCCTTAGATTTTGTCATAGACTGTACTGAATGATACTACAGACGGTGCAGACATAGGTATTCCCCCAATACTGAGCAAAATGATACAGGAAGGTTTGATGGTAGATTGGTCCTTTCTAAATGAAAAATACTATAAAGAAATTTGTTCctggtatttataaaaaaatgtaacatgaaCAATCCCATAATGCTTCCTGTTGATTCTACCCCAGTTTTATGGAAGGTCAGGGAGACATACATCTCCAATATACTTTGCGTACCTAACAACTAtttagtagtgataagcgaacTTTTTCCCCAGGCacggattcacagcaaatttccgtattttgccattggcgaattgttttgcgaaacttccgtgaaaattcgctgcggaaaaatttgttgcgcggaaaTTTTTGGTTTGTCGGGTGTCAAATCGGGCGCGGTCGTTTTAAAAAAAGGccgcggttgcatcaaataaggcatggtcgcatcaaaaagcacgggcgacaaaaaaatagacgcgggcgacaaaaaatagacgcgggcaacaaaaaaaaatcacgcaacaaatgcgcttcatgaatttttcgacagattcgctcatcactactatttagacatatacagtatgtactaaaAATATTGCTGGATCACGTGAATGCAGTAAGGCTTGAAAATTCAGAGTCCTACCAtaggttccagtattcaaaggaagtactcatcaacaggtaacaggctggctgtacaactttcaaattcaatccaaGCAGTAAGGCTTGATCCCAAATAAACAATCAAGGATTCTAGAAAGCTTCTTCCGTGCTTGTGTAACCCCAAAACATAAGTATAAAGCATATGTGCTGTGGCCTCTGCTGAGGCTGCTGAGGTTGGACCAGACTCAAACTCACTAGGTTTAACCAGACATAGACAATCTAAGCCAAGTCCATGTGTCACTATTCTGACTGAACTATTGATTCTCCTTTTGTACCGCAGATCCACGCAGCATTTATTGATAAAAATCGCGTCCTTCTTGGGTTGGATAATGCAAGGCTGGCAGCAGAAGACTTTAAATTTAAGTGAGTTAATATAGATGGTTTCAGCCATAAGGCTAGGTGAGAACATTGCCATAGGTTGCACTCTGCAAGGATGGTGAAAGCTCACATGGAGTGCAAGCAAGAAGCAGCTTTTATTGAAGAAAGAGAGTGACTCCTCCTTGCTCATCCATTGGAAAAACATGGGCCTCTGGAAAGAGAAATGGTCTACCAGGAGGCCAGGATGTGAGAtgtagcaatagcagtattggggagctcaaccctctgttaacttacccaaacgggtatcaggtgcaaatactggaagaacctcaccttgcaagTTTCTTTTGTCAATatttttgtctccaataaagCCTAAATGTTAGGTAGTCcttgtttgtatgtatatttttatacacataGGAACTTGTTgatatagaacagtgatccccaaccagtggctcaggggtaacatgttgctcaccaaccccttggatgttgctctcagtgcccccaaaccagggagttatttttgaattcctgacttgggggcaagttttggttgaataaaaacaagatttcctaccaaataaagcccctgtaagctgatagggtgcatagaggctgcctaatagccaatcacagcccttatttggctcctccatgaacttttatggtgcttgtgttgctccccaagtctttttacatttgactgtggctcaagagtaagaaagtttggggacccctggcttagtgGCTCTTTGTCACCCAATGGTAAAAAAGATTATTTAAGGCACAGCATGAAGGCCAAACTTCAACCAAGACTAATTAGTAAGGATAGAACATATAAGTCCTCCTTCTTCTCTTTTCTAGTACTGCATTATTCCTTGGAACCTAAATTCCAAAATATCTCAGAaccactatcccccatatgtaatataaggcactaactttgcccaaGAGCatgaacccatagcaaccactaagatgtttgtttttaaacaagtttctcaccaacccctttggatgttgctcccagtggcctcaaagcaggtgcttatttttgaattcctggcttggaggcaaagagagccttctgtaggctgccagtccccatagtgccaaatagccaatcacacctCTTCTTTAATTGTGGCTCATTGGTAAACAAAAGGTTGAGGACCTTTATATAGAGCTATatcattatacacacacacactcacaaacacacactaCTTGTTTTGCCAGGTATGAGAATGAACATTCAATGCGCTTGAATGTAGAAACGGATATTAATGGTCTCCGCAAGCTCTTGGATGAGATGACCCTCTCTAGGGCTGATCTGGAACTACAGATTGAGAATCTTAAAGAAGAGCTCACCTATATGAAGAAAAACCATCAAGAGGTGGGGTTCAATAGCCAAGGTGTGATAGACTATTGGTATTTATGGAGCTTGTGACTCTTATTTTTGGCTTATTAACAGGAAATGGGTGCGAAGAGCCAACAGGTGATAGGAAACGTAAATGTGGAAATGGATGCACCGCCAATGAATGATCTGACCAAGATCCTGAGTGAAATGAGGGAAAATTATGAGTATCTAATGTCCAAAAACCGTCGGGATTTAGAAACTTGGTATCTGTCACAGGTACAGTATCTATTAAAACTTGATATCCCACTCACTGTATATCGCTGGTTATGTGTCAGTGGATCATGACATTGAATGTTACTGGTTCCAGAGTGAATCTTTGCAGAATAAAGTGGAGTACATTACCGAGCAGACCAGCAAGAGCGAAATCACAGATGTAAGGCGTAATGTGCAGGGATTGGAGGCCGA includes:
- the krt15.1 gene encoding keratin, type I cytoskeletal 19 — translated: MSFSSSRVGRLSTGVYGAPSGLQGGYGGSGISKSTVRLTSSALGSNDLSGFGGSGASGFSTSLAFTNGDGLLTGNEKSTMQNLNDRLSNYLEKVRCLEETNADLEKKIHGWHENQGSVTVHEQNYLPYFATIDELRQKIHAAFIDKNRVLLGLDNARLAAEDFKFKYENEHSMRLNVETDINGLRKLLDEMTLSRADLELQIENLKEELTYMKKNHQEEMGAKSQQVIGNVNVEMDAPPMNDLTKILSEMRENYEYLMSKNRRDLETWYLSQSESLQNKVEYITEQTSKSEITDVRRNVQGLEAELQSQYSKKAAIEDALADTEERYAMQLSHIQSIIGGIEAQLYDLRYDLEHQNQEHKSLLAIKSHLEAEIATYHKLLEGQEFSIGDSKKGSGGTATITTTITTVVKEEEVSSGQKQN